In the genome of Streptomyces sp. NBC_00554, the window GATGAGCTCGCCCATCAGCTCGCGCAGGGGGCCCATCTCGGGTCCGCCGACGAACAGCATGCCCTGGGCGTGGGTGTTCATCAGGAGCCGCTTTCCGGCGGCGTGCCGCTCGGTGTGGTAGCTGTCGAGCAGGCCCGCCGGTGCGCGGCCGCGGACCTCGGCGGCGAGTTTCCAGCCGAGGTTGGCCGCATCCTGCACGCCGGTGCTCAGGCCCTGTCCGCCGGCCGGGAGATGGACGTGCGCGGCATCGCCCGCCAGCAGGATGCGGCCGCGCCGGTACTCGGTGACCTGGCGGGTGGCGTCGGTGAAGGAGCTGACCCAGTGCGCGGTGCCGGCGCTGATGTCCTCGCCCGTGATGTGCCGCCAGGCGTCGGCGACCTCGGCGAAGCCGACCGTGCGTTCGCGTTCCTGGCCGGGTACGGCGTCGGGCACCACGATGATGCGGTCGACGCCGTCGCCCAGCGGTGCGGCCATCACCATGCCGCCGGGCAGCCGCTCCCCCAGGAAACGCGGGCGCAGTTCGCAGCCGGCGACGTCGGCGAGGTACATGGTGCGGGTGGCGTCGGTGCCGGGGAAGGCGAAGCCGGCCGCGCGGCGTACGGGGCTGCTGCCGCCGCCGCAGCCCACCAGGTAGGGGGCGCTCAGGCGCTGGACGCCCTGCGGGGTGGCGACGGTGATCTGGACGTGGTCGACCTGGTCGTCGAGTTCGAGGAACTCCCAGCCGCGCCGGATGTCGGCGCCGAGCCACAGGGCCCAGCGTTCCAGGACGTCCTCGGTGTGCGACTGCGGGATGCCGCGGGCACCGAAGTGGGCGTCCTCAAGGACGGTGTAGTCGAACTGCACGCCGCCGAAGTGGCCCAGCGCGGCCTTCTCCAGGCCGCCGAACCACGAAAGCAGGCCGCGCTGTTCGAACACCTCCATGGCGCGTGCGGTGAATCCCAGGCCGCGGGACTGGCCGGTGGGCTGTTCGAGGCGCTCCACCACGATGACGTGGGCGCCGCCCAGGCGCAGTTCTCCGGCGAGCATCAGACCGGTCGGGCCGGCCCCGACCACGATCACGTCGGCGTCCATCGTTCCTCCTGTTCCCATCACTGGCCCCCGGTCAGCCGAAGAGCCGGGCGATGTGCTCGGGGGCCTTGGTGCGGCCCCACTGGAGGGCCTGGCCGAGCAGGTCGGGTGTTGCTTCGAAGCACGTGTTGTCCGGGTCGCCGAGGGCGAACGGCGCGGGCAGGAACGCGGCCTTGTCCAGTTCCTCGAAGAGCAGGGCGGCGGCCTCGGCCGGCTCCAGTCCGCCTGCCTCGACGGCCTGGCAGGTGGTGCGGGTGAGGGTGAGCAGGGCGTGGATGTCGGCGCCGACCGGGTCGGGCAGGCCGGGGGTGGTCCGGTTCTCCAGGTCCTTGAAGACCTGCTCGTCGCGGTTGTCCATGAAGGCGCGGTAGGCCCGCTCGACGGTCATCGTCGGCATGATGCTGGTCGCCTCCCACACCCGGGTGACGGCGTTCCACAGGTCGTAGTGGCCGAACCCGACGAAGGAGCTGTAGACGAGGTCGTCGTGGACGTCGTACAGGCCCTGCTGGAGGTCGTCGATGTAGGCGAAGTTCTCGGTGGACCAGTCGCCGGTGCGGGCGGCCTCGATCAGGCGCCAGGCCAGGGAGTTGACGACTTCGACGGTGTTGGTCAGGCCGCGGGAGTAGAGCGCGTCGATGAATCCGGCGGCGTGTGCGGTCAGGCAGTAGCGTTCGCCGACCGTGCTGGAGGAGGAGTACTGCAGGCGGCCGGTGCTCACCCAGGGGCGTACCGCGCGGGCGTGGGTGAACTGCTCGGCGATCTGCGGGAAGCGGGCGAGGAAGGTGTCGAACTCCTGCTGCGGGGACTGCCCCCCGTCCTTGGGGAAGACCCGCTCGTCCAGGGTGAGGCCGACGCTGCACAGCGGGCTGATCGCGCCGTCGTGGTTGTCGAAGGGGATCACCCACAGCCAGCCGCCGTCGAAGACGTGGTGCAGGGTGCCGTGGTGCCAGGGGCTGGGCTGCTTGTGCGCGGCCGCCGAGGGGGCGTCGTCGTAGGGGGTGACGCCGACCATGTGGGTGAACAGGGTGCGGGAGTGGTGGCGGGCGCGGGTGGGGTTCTCGCGCAGGTCGAAGGCGTCGGCGACGGGGGAACGGAAGCCGCTGCCGTCGACGAGGTATTCGGCCCGGTACTCGGCGCCGGCCTCCGAGCGCAGCAGCACCCCGTTGGTGCCGGTCTCGATGCCGGTGATGCGGGTGGCGAGCAGCGCCGTGGCGCCGTAGCGGACGGCGAGGTGGAACAGGTAGGCGTCGGTGTCCTGCCTGAAGAGGTGGCTCTCGGTGCGCTGCCACTCGGGGACGACCAGCTGGTTGATCTCCTGGGGGTTCTGGGGCAGGCCCTCGCGGTGGTAGACGAAGCCGAAGTTCTGCTTGCGGCCGCTCATCGGGGAGATCTTGTCCTGGATGCCGCGGAAGCTGGCCAGGTGCTCGATCTCGGGGACCTGGTAGCGCTCGGCGACGATGCGGGTCATGGCCGAGGTGTAGGGGATGGTGGACTCGCCGACGGCGAACCGGGGGTGGGTGCCGGCGTCGATGAGGAGGACCTTGACGCCGTTGCGGGCGAGGACCGCGCCCAGCATGCCGCCGGCCATGCCCGCACCGAGGATGGCCACGTCGTAGCGCTCGTGCGCGTGGTCGTTGTTGTTCATTGGTTCACCCTTCGAGAGCGGAAGAGGACGGGACGAGGCGGTGGTCCGCCGCGGCGGTGGGGTGGGCTGCGGGCGGTCCGAACCAGTGGGTCAGGGCGGCTCGCAGGGGGGTGTCGCCGCCCTGGGTCCATACGACGTGGCCGTCGGGGCGGACCAGGACGGCACCGGCCCCGATGCCGGGGCCGGGGGTGGGGGCGGGGGTGGCCGCGACGGTGATGATGCGGTCCGACCAGGGTTCGGCGTCGCGGTGCAGGGCGGCCGTTTCGGGGTGCAGGGTCAGCAGCAGGGGGCGGCCGGAGCGGAGCAGTGCGGTGCTGGTGGCCCGCCTCTGGCGGACCATCAGGTCGACGTGGGGCAGGCGGGCGCCGAGCAGCGGGTGGCCGGCGCCGCCCTGGGTGTCGTAGCGGATGTCGAGGCCCGCGATCATGGCGGCGAGGTGGCCGCGGACCTTCGGCGAGGCGAGGAGTTCGGCGATCAGTGCGCGCGGTGAGCCGGCTTCGGCGCCGCCGAGGAGGAGCTGGGCCTGGACGGTGATGTTGGCGAGGACCCGGCGGCCGACCGCGTGCCGCTCGGTGTGGTAGGTGTCCAGGAGGGATTGGGGGGTGCGGCCGCGTACGGTCGCGGCCAGTTTCCAGCCGAGGTTGTGGGCGTCCTGCAGGCCGAGGTTGAGGGCCTGTCCGCCGATCGGCATCTGCCGGTGCGCGGCATCTCCCGCGAACAGGATCCGGCCGTGCCGGTAGCCGGTCAGCTGCCGGCAGGCGTCGCCGAAGGAGTTGACCCACAGCGGGGTGCCGGAGCTGATGTCCTCGCCCGTGACGCGCTGCCAGACCTCGCACACCTCGGCGAAGTCCGGCTCGGCGGTGCGTGTTGCGGCGTCGCGGCCGGACTCGTGCACCATGACGCGGGTGACGCCGTCGCCGCGCCGTGCGGCCACCGCGAGGCCCCGCTCAAGGCGCTGAAAGCGCCGGCCGGGTACGTCGATGCCGGCGACGTCGGCGCGCAGCAGCTCGCGCCGCGCGTCCTGGCCGGGGAAGCCGGCATCGAGCAGGCGGCGCACGGTGGAGTCCTCGCCGTCGCAGCCCACCAGGTACCGGGCCCGTATCCGCACCGGGCCGTGCGGGCCGGCGGCCACCGCCTCCACCCCCTGCTCCGAGGTGCGCAGGGCGCGCAGGGTGTGGTGCCGGGTGAGGCGTGCGCCCAGGGACTGCGCCCAGTCCTGCAGGACGCGCTCGGTCTCGGTCTGCGGCACCTTCCACTGCCCGAAGTGGGCGCTGGGCAGGGTCAGGTCCAGTGCGATGCCGCCGAAGTGCCCGCGGACCTCCCGCGGCGGGCTGCCGAAGGCGGGGAGCAGGCCCCGGCTGTCGAGGATCTCCATGGTGCGGGCGTGCAGGGTCGAGGCCCTCGACTCGGTGGTCGGGGCCCCGCGTGTCTCCAGGACGAGCACGTCGGCGCCGCCGAGGCGGAGTTCGGCGGCGAGCATCAGCCCGACCGGTCCCGCGCCCACGACGACGACCTCGGTCTCCAGCTGCTCGGCCGTCATGATCAGCGCCGGTTCTCGGCGTGGTCCTTGGCGTGGCCCAGGGTGGCGCGGCTGTTGGTGCTCAGCGCGCCGTGCACGTACTCCCTGGCGTCCGCGACCGTGGCGTCCTCGCCCAGGATCCGGGCGATGTTCGCGGTGTTGAGGACCACCGTGTGCTGCGAGGACGCGGTGCTCGTGCCGTCGGCGTTCTCGGTGAACGTCCAGTAGCCGGTGTGCAGCGTCATCAGCGCGGGCAGCGTGATCTGCTTGTAAGCGATCCTGTGGTGCGGGAACGCCACCCGGTAGGACTTGGTGGTGTGCGTGGAGCCGTCCTTGGCGCGGGTGTCCATCTCCAGCACCTGCAGGCCGGGGGCGGGCTCCTCGAAGCGGACGGTCGCCACGTGCGGCAGCCGCTCGGGCCACAGGCCGGCCTCGTTGACGAAGTCGTAGGCGTCCTTGGCCGATCCGGCGATCGTGACCGAGTCCTCGAAGGAGAACGTCACATCCCTTGCGGCGTGGGCGAGTTCGACGTTGGACTTGAGCGCGGCCAGCTCGGAGCGCGAGTTGCCGTCGACGGCCTTCTCGATCCAGGCCAGGCTCTCGGCGTCGTCGTCGATCGCCCGGTAGTCGTGCAGCAGCCGCACCCGGCAGGCGGTGTCGGTGAGCGGCTCGATGATCCAGGTGCCGCCCATCGCGGCGACCGGCGGTGCGGAGACCTCCTGACGGAAGGTGATCTTGAGGGTGGCGGCGTCCAGGGTGCGGCGCGAGGTCCAGTTCTTCGGCTCGCCGTTGGCGGTGGCCCAGATCCGGATGCGCTCGGTGTCGCCGTCCTGCTCGACCTGGTCGACGTAGAGGGTGGGCGGGAAGATCCGCGGCCAGTTCTCCACCTCGGCGATCAGGCGGTAGACGGCCGTTGCGGGGGCGTCGACGTCGACGGTGTGCTCGACCTCGCGGAGCGTCATGGCTGAACTCCCTTTCAGGGGCGGGGTGTTAGAAGTTGCCGAGGCCGCCGCAGACGTTCAGGGCCTGCGCGGTGATGGAGGCGGCGGTGTCGGAGGCGAGGTAGCCGACCAGGCCCGCGACCTCTTCGGGGCTCGAGTAGCGGCCCAGGGGGATCTTGGCCTGGAACTTCTCGAGGATGGCTTCCTCGGAGGTGTCGTAGGCGGCCGCATATCCCTGGCGCACGCGCTGTGCCATGGGTGTCTCCACATAGCCGGGGCACACCGCGTTGACGGTGATACCGGTCGGCGCGAGCTCGTTGCCGAGGGCCTTGGTGAAGCCGACGACGCCGTGCTTGGACGCCGAGTAGGGGGCGCCGAGCACCACGCCCTGCTTGCCCGCGGTGGAGGCGATGTTGATGATCCGGCCGCGGGTCTTGGTGCGCATGCCGCCGGCGTTGAGGACCTCGCGGGTCAGCCGGAAGACGCTGTTGAGGTTGGTGTCGATGACGTCGTCCCACAGCTCGTCGGGGATGTCGGCGGTGACGCCGCCGCCGCTGCGGCCCGCGTTGTTGACCAGTACGTCGATGGCGGCGAACCGGTCGACGGCGGCGGCGACGAAGGCGGCGACACTGCTCGCGGACCGCACGTCGACGGCGGCGCCGTCGACGTCGAGGCCTTCCTCGCGCAGCTGCTTGACGGTGCTGGTCACGTTCTCGGCGGTGCGGGCGCCGAGGAACACCCGGTGGCCGCCGGCGGCCAGGAGCCGGGCGACGGCGAGACCGATACCGCTGGTCGCGCCGGTGACGAGGGCGACGCGCTTGTCCTGCTGCATGGTGGCTTCTCCCTGGATGCGGAGGTCGGGTCAGGCGGCGGTGGAGACGGACGGCAGAAGGCCGTTGACGGCCGCGATGAGCGTGCGGGGGGTGCGGTTGTCGGTGAAGACGTCGTCGTCGAGGGCGATGCCGTACTCGCGCTCGATGCGGCCGCCCGTCTCGAGCAGGGCCAGCGACTCGTAGCCGAGCGACTCGAAGTCGAGGTCGAGGATGTCGCCGTCCAGGTCGATGCCGTCGTCGGCACCGGCGCCCTCCAGGAGGATGCGCTTGAGGTCGGCGAGGGTGAACACAGCGGAGCTCATGACTGTCCCTTTCGGGGAGATGGGTGCGGGAAAGGCGGAGGTCGGTGCGGGAAGGCGGGTGCGGGAAAGGCGGAGGGGGCGGGAAAGGCGACGCCCCTGCCGTGGTGCACGGCAGGGGCGTCGACGGGGGGTGCGTGCCCGGCCCCGGAGGGGTGGGCCGGGCAAGAGTGCGCCCCTGCCGGGGCGGGGGATGTCGCCGGCAGGGGCACGTAAGGGGGCGGCCGGTCACACGGGCCGCAGGGGTGGGGCTCAGAGGGCGGGCCGCAGGGGGCGGCTCAGGGGGCGCTGGTCAGGGGCGGGCGCTCAGACCCCCCACATCCCGCGCTTGCGGTAGCTCGACTCCCAGAACAGCTTGTTGAGGGCCTTCACCGGCGCGGGCATGGTGTCCAGGAACGCCTTGCGCTCCGTGGCGTTCTGCCCGTCCGTGATCCAGGGGAAGTAGACGGCCGCACCCTTGGGGCCCTGCTTGCGGGCCATCGCACCGCGGAAGGCGTCCCAGTCCTTGCCGGTGAGCACGTCCTGGATGAGCGGCAGCGCCTCGTTCTCCTCGTGCGCCATGTGGTCGCCCAGGACCCGCGCGAGCTCGGCCACCCGGGCGGGCAGGTCGGCGGCGCCCCGCGCCATGCCGTCGTCGACCGAGGCGAGAACCGGGTCGAGCTGGGCGTGCTCGGCCTCCATCTCGTCCAGGAGCTTCTGGTCGGCCGGCCGGCCACTCACGGCGCCCGCGACCCGCGGCCACAGGTCCGAGTCCTCGACGGTGTGGTGCAGGTGCAGCTGGAACTTGAAGTTCTCCCAGCCGTCGCGTACTTCCGGGGTTTTGGCGCGGCCCGCGGCCACCGCCGCGGCCAGTCGCTGAAGGTCGCGCCGGAAGGCGTCGTGCGTCGCGTACATGACGGCGAAGTTGATCTGGGCCTGCTGTGCGACTGCCATGGTGTGCATGCCTTTCGTGGATGGACCGGCCCGGGGCCGGCCGGCTTGAGGGAAGAACTCGCTGTCGCGAGCGGGGAGTGACGGTCTCTTCCTGCCGGGCTCCCCACGCCCCGCGGCCCGGGATGCCTTCGCGAATGAGAGGCAGGGGCCGGGGCCGGATGTGACATGGAACGCCGGAGTTGTGAGCTGAAT includes:
- a CDS encoding NAD(P)/FAD-dependent oxidoreductase, with amino-acid sequence MNNNDHAHERYDVAILGAGMAGGMLGAVLARNGVKVLLIDAGTHPRFAVGESTIPYTSAMTRIVAERYQVPEIEHLASFRGIQDKISPMSGRKQNFGFVYHREGLPQNPQEINQLVVPEWQRTESHLFRQDTDAYLFHLAVRYGATALLATRITGIETGTNGVLLRSEAGAEYRAEYLVDGSGFRSPVADAFDLRENPTRARHHSRTLFTHMVGVTPYDDAPSAAAHKQPSPWHHGTLHHVFDGGWLWVIPFDNHDGAISPLCSVGLTLDERVFPKDGGQSPQQEFDTFLARFPQIAEQFTHARAVRPWVSTGRLQYSSSSTVGERYCLTAHAAGFIDALYSRGLTNTVEVVNSLAWRLIEAARTGDWSTENFAYIDDLQQGLYDVHDDLVYSSFVGFGHYDLWNAVTRVWEATSIMPTMTVERAYRAFMDNRDEQVFKDLENRTTPGLPDPVGADIHALLTLTRTTCQAVEAGGLEPAEAAALLFEELDKAAFLPAPFALGDPDNTCFEATPDLLGQALQWGRTKAPEHIARLFG
- a CDS encoding FAD-dependent monooxygenase, with the translated sequence MTAEQLETEVVVVGAGPVGLMLAAELRLGGADVLVLETRGAPTTESRASTLHARTMEILDSRGLLPAFGSPPREVRGHFGGIALDLTLPSAHFGQWKVPQTETERVLQDWAQSLGARLTRHHTLRALRTSEQGVEAVAAGPHGPVRIRARYLVGCDGEDSTVRRLLDAGFPGQDARRELLRADVAGIDVPGRRFQRLERGLAVAARRGDGVTRVMVHESGRDAATRTAEPDFAEVCEVWQRVTGEDISSGTPLWVNSFGDACRQLTGYRHGRILFAGDAAHRQMPIGGQALNLGLQDAHNLGWKLAATVRGRTPQSLLDTYHTERHAVGRRVLANITVQAQLLLGGAEAGSPRALIAELLASPKVRGHLAAMIAGLDIRYDTQGGAGHPLLGARLPHVDLMVRQRRATSTALLRSGRPLLLTLHPETAALHRDAEPWSDRIITVAATPAPTPGPGIGAGAVLVRPDGHVVWTQGGDTPLRAALTHWFGPPAAHPTAAADHRLVPSSSALEG
- the fabG gene encoding 3-oxoacyl-ACP reductase FabG; amino-acid sequence: MQQDKRVALVTGATSGIGLAVARLLAAGGHRVFLGARTAENVTSTVKQLREEGLDVDGAAVDVRSASSVAAFVAAAVDRFAAIDVLVNNAGRSGGGVTADIPDELWDDVIDTNLNSVFRLTREVLNAGGMRTKTRGRIINIASTAGKQGVVLGAPYSASKHGVVGFTKALGNELAPTGITVNAVCPGYVETPMAQRVRQGYAAAYDTSEEAILEKFQAKIPLGRYSSPEEVAGLVGYLASDTAASITAQALNVCGGLGNF
- a CDS encoding hemerythrin domain-containing protein; this translates as MAVAQQAQINFAVMYATHDAFRRDLQRLAAAVAAGRAKTPEVRDGWENFKFQLHLHHTVEDSDLWPRVAGAVSGRPADQKLLDEMEAEHAQLDPVLASVDDGMARGAADLPARVAELARVLGDHMAHEENEALPLIQDVLTGKDWDAFRGAMARKQGPKGAAVYFPWITDGQNATERKAFLDTMPAPVKALNKLFWESSYRKRGMWGV
- a CDS encoding acyl carrier protein, yielding MSSAVFTLADLKRILLEGAGADDGIDLDGDILDLDFESLGYESLALLETGGRIEREYGIALDDDVFTDNRTPRTLIAAVNGLLPSVSTAA
- a CDS encoding aromatase/cyclase, whose product is MTLREVEHTVDVDAPATAVYRLIAEVENWPRIFPPTLYVDQVEQDGDTERIRIWATANGEPKNWTSRRTLDAATLKITFRQEVSAPPVAAMGGTWIIEPLTDTACRVRLLHDYRAIDDDAESLAWIEKAVDGNSRSELAALKSNVELAHAARDVTFSFEDSVTIAGSAKDAYDFVNEAGLWPERLPHVATVRFEEPAPGLQVLEMDTRAKDGSTHTTKSYRVAFPHHRIAYKQITLPALMTLHTGYWTFTENADGTSTASSQHTVVLNTANIARILGEDATVADAREYVHGALSTNSRATLGHAKDHAENRR
- a CDS encoding FAD-dependent monooxygenase, which codes for MDADVIVVGAGPTGLMLAGELRLGGAHVIVVERLEQPTGQSRGLGFTARAMEVFEQRGLLSWFGGLEKAALGHFGGVQFDYTVLEDAHFGARGIPQSHTEDVLERWALWLGADIRRGWEFLELDDQVDHVQITVATPQGVQRLSAPYLVGCGGGSSPVRRAAGFAFPGTDATRTMYLADVAGCELRPRFLGERLPGGMVMAAPLGDGVDRIIVVPDAVPGQERERTVGFAEVADAWRHITGEDISAGTAHWVSSFTDATRQVTEYRRGRILLAGDAAHVHLPAGGQGLSTGVQDAANLGWKLAAEVRGRAPAGLLDSYHTERHAAGKRLLMNTHAQGMLFVGGPEMGPLRELMGELIQYDDVKRHLAGLVSGLDVRYDVGPGSHPLLGRRLPPRTLTAATGPTSTMELLHPARGLLLDLGENAELRAAAAPWQDQVDTATVRPEESEGVLSATTALLVRPDGYVCWAAGAGTEADPGDLRAALLRWFGNPNNPNNTAGTDNTAGTAGRAATTAGSPT